A genomic region of Colletotrichum destructivum chromosome 1, complete sequence contains the following coding sequences:
- a CDS encoding Putative DNA-directed DNA polymerase, family A, palm domain, ribonuclease H-like superfamily translates to MAAITNHVLRGSTASFIRLARHHASRRLAWRSHARWQSSLAAETANVDNIKERQEKPNILSQARYSDIGVQHLSAHVYKQIFPDGTTPPPPELVELSRNHLRRHDLLGKNTDNSDPIAFDLPELQGRTLDEHFHKLAVDSAEPYLSLAKKFARANAPPKPRKWVRRSGWTKYYTDGRTEAVDAPDDSMLCFDTEVLWKESSFAVMACASSPTAWYAWLSPWLLGESESDRHLIPLGDPTKERVIVGHNVGYDRARILEEYDVKQTRNSFMDTMSLHVAVNGMCSQQRPTWMKHKKSRELRDKIASQTDDVQLAELLGNSALRQEEEELWVDRSSVNSLRDVAKFHLDVTIDKAVRDEFGTLDRAGVLGKLDNLLDYCAADVAITHRVYQIVFPNFLDTCPHPVSFAALRHLSSVILPVNKTWDAYIHNAEATYRELSDAVQERLIGLTEQALAIKDDPEKWGNDPWLKQLDWSGQEIKMVKGKKKNDPPRPAARQKMPGMPQWYKDLFPKNDSPINITVRTRIAPILLKLSWDNHPLFWSDKYGWTFRVAASEAADYQQKQMIQCDFSDTESDAALHEDGGLFFKLPHKDGPMARCVNPMAKGYLSYFEKGTLSSEYPYAKEALEMNASCSYWISARDRIRSQMVVYEDDIPGEGKEASSKKKRDPEHVQGYILPQIIPMGTITRRAVENTWLTASNAKKNRVGSELKSMVKAPPGYSFVGADVDSEELWIASLVGDATFKLHGGNAIGFMTLEGTKAAGTDLHSRTASILGITRNDAKVFNYGRIYGAGLKFAGQLLRQFNPNLSEKETNETASRLYAKTKGTKTSRSVLSKRPFWRGGTESFVFNKLEEFAAQERPRTFVLGAGITEALMRRFINQNGYLTSRINWAIQSSGVDYLHLLIVGMDYLTRRFNIDARLAITVHDEIRYLVRDHDKYRAAMALQVANVWTRAMFAQQVGINDLPQSVAYFSAIDIDHVLRKEVDMDCVTPSHKTAIPPGESIDITALLAKGAEACLDPSIVPDPAHAPKLDGIEYTPRTPVMDTLEDSTSADPHFLKAQIVSTEIELSQVLKDRRQAVKVQEEKKPRAARPKKERSVLPYQSDAKLVPTMTVSDAFGHNKYGSRFEPKNRWTTWQKEKGTGRFGPSSRI, encoded by the exons ATGGCCGCAATCACAAACCACGTCCTGAGGGGTTCCACTGCGAGCTTCATCCGCCTAGCCCGACATCATGCTTCTCGCCGCCTCGCCTGGCGCTCTCATGCTCGCTGGCAGTCTTCGCTTGCTGCAGAGACTGCGAACGTTGATAACATCAAGGAGCGACAGGAAAAGCCGAATA TCTTGTCGCAGGCGCGCTACAGCGACATTGGCGTCCAGCACCTCAGCGCCCACGTGTACAAGCAGATATTCCCCGACGGaaccacgccgccgccaccggaACTCGTAGAGCTCTCCAGGAACCACTTGCGCCGTCACGATCTGCTCGGAAAGAACACCGACAACAGCGACCCCATCGCCTTCGACCTCCCCGAGCTGCAAGGACGAACCCTAGACGAGCACTTCCATAAGCTTGCGGTCGACTCTGCCGAACCTTACCTATCGCTCGCGAAAAAGTTTGCGAGGGCGAACGCACCGCCAAAGCCGCGGAAATGGGTCCGCCGCAGTGGATGGACCAAATACTATACGGACGGCAGGACGGAAGCCGTTGACGCGCCCGATGATTCCATGTTGTGTTTTGATACCGAGGTCTTGTGGAAGGAAAGCTCATTTGCCGTCATGGCTTGCGCCTCGAGTCCGACGGCTTGGTATGCCTGGCTGTCCCCTTGGCTGCTGGGCGAGTCCGAATCCGATCGGCACTTGATCCCACTGGGCGACCCGACGAAAGAGCGAGTGATAGTAGGGCACAATGTCGGATATGACCGAGCGAGAATACTGGAAGAGTACGACGTGAAGCAAACGCGCAATTCCTTCATGGATACCATGTCGCTCCACGTGGCTGTAAACGGCATGTGCTCGCAGCAAAGACCGACGTGGATGAAGCACAAGAAGAGTCGAGAGCTGAGAGACAAGATTGCGAGCCAGACCGACGATGTACAGTTGGCGGAGCTTCTGGGAAACAGTGCACTgcggcaggaggaggaggaactTTGGGTGGACCGAAGTTCGGTCAACTCGCTCCGCGACGTGGCCAAATTCCATCTCGACGTCACCATAGACAAGGCTGTGCGCGACGAGTTTGGCACACTCGACCGAGCCGGCGTGTTGGGCAAACTAGACAACCTGCTGGACTACTGTGCTGCCGACGTTGCCATCACTCACCGGGTGTACCAGATCGTGTTCCCCAACTTTCTCGACACCTGCCCCCATCCCGTCAGTTTCGCGGCCTTGCGCCATTTGTCGTCCGTCATCTTGCCCGTCAACAAGACCTGGGACGCTTACATCCACAATGCCGAGGCCACCTACCGTGAGCTATCCGATGCCGTCCAGGAACGTCTGATCGGGCTCACCGAACAGGCCCTCGCCATCAAAGACGACCCGGAGAAATGGGGAAACGATCCATGGCTGAAGCAGCTAGACTGGTCTGGCCAAGAAATCAAAATGGTCAAaggcaagaaaaagaacgATCCTCCACGGCCGGCCGCGAGGCAAAAGATgcccggcatgccgcagTGGTACAAGGACTTGTTCCCGAAGAACGACTCTCCCATCAACATCACAGTACGGACCCGCATCGCCCCGATCCTGCTCAAGCTCTCGTGGGATAACCACCCACTGTTTTGGTCAGACAAGTACGGCTGGACATTTCGGGTGGCGGCGAGCGAAGCAGCGGATTACCAGCAAAAGCAGATGATCCAGTGCGATTTCTCCGACACCGAGAGCGATGCTGCGCTACATGAAGATGGCGGTCTCTTCTTCAAGCTGCCACACAAGGACGGGCCCATGGCGAGGTGCGTCAACCCGATGGCCAAGGGATATCTATCCTACTTCGAGAAGGGTACGTTGTCTTCGGAGTATCCGTACGCCAAGGAAGCTTTGGAGATGAACGCGTCGTGTTCGTACTGGATCAGCGCCCGCGACCGCATCAGGTCACAGATGGTTGTGTATGAAGACGATATTCCGGGCGAAGGCAAGGAGGCGagctccaagaagaagagagatcCGGAACACGTCCAAGGCTACATCCTGCCCCAGATCATACCCATGGGCACCATCACGAGAAGAGCAGTGGAGAACACGTGGCTCACGGCGAGTAATGCGAAGAAGAACAGAGTCGGATCGGAGCTCAAATCGATGGTCAAGGCGCCGCCGGGTTACAGCTTTGTGGGTGCCGACGTAGACTCGGAGGAGCTCTGGATCGCCAGTTTGGTGGGAGACGCGACGTTCAAGCTCCACGGTGGTAACGCCATCGGGTTCATGACATTGGAGGGCACAAAGGCCGCCGGCACGGATCTGCactcgaggacggcgagcatTCTGGGGATCACCAGAAACGACGCCAAGGTGTTCAACTATGGCCGCATCTACGGCGCCGGACTCAAGTTTGCCGGTCAGCTGCTCAGGCAGTTCAACCCTAACCTCTcggagaaggagacgaaCGAGACAGCTTCGAGGCTTTATGCCAAGACGAAGGGCACCAAGACGAGCAGGTCGGTCCTAAGCAAGCGGCCATTCTGGCGCGGCGGGACAGAATCCTTCGTTTTCAATAAGCTCGAGGAGTTTGCGGCCCAAGAGCGGCCACGGACGTTTGTCCTGGGCGCGGGTATCACGGAGGCTCTGATGCGCCGGTTCATCAACCAGAACGGCTACCTGACCTCACGCATCAACTGGGCAATCCAGTCCTCGGGCGTCGACTACCTCCACCTCCTGATCGTAGGCATGGACTACCTCACTCGACGGTTCAACATCGATGCTCGGCTCGCCATCACCGTGCACGACGAAATTCGATATCTCGTCAGGGACCATGACAAATACCGTGCCGCGATGGCTCTCCAGGTGGCGAATGTTTGGACAAGGGCAATGTTTGCTCAACAAGTGGGCATCAACGATCTGCCTCAGTCGGTGGCATACTTCTCCGCCATCGACATTGACCACGTCCTCCGTAAGGAAGTCGACATGGACTGCGTGACACCAAGCCACAAGACCGCCATCCCCCCGGGAGAGAGCATCGACATCACTGCCCTACTCGCCAAGGGGGCCGAGGCCTGCCTGGACCCTTCCATCGTGCCTGACCCGGCGCATGCGCCCAAGCTCGACGGGATCGAGTACACGCCACGCACGCCCGTCATGGACACACTCGAGGATTCGACATCGGCCGACCCCCACTTTCTCAAGGCGCAGATCGTGAGCACCGAGATAGAGCTGAGCCAAGTGCTCAAGGACAGGAGACAGGCGGTCAAGGTacaggaggagaagaagccgcgCGCAGCCAGGCCCAAGAAGGAGCGCAGCGTGCTGCCGTACCAGTCAGACGCAAAGCTAGTGCCGACCATGACGGTGTCGGACGCCTTCGGACACAATAAGTACGGTTCGCGGTTCGAGCCGAAGAACCGGTGGACGACATGGCAAAAGGAGAAGGGCACGGGTCGCTTCGGACCGAGCTCGAGAATATAA
- a CDS encoding Putative AAA+ ATPase domain, ABC-2 type transporter, transmembrane domain, ABC transporter, which translates to MATHGSHASATTAKEYAGHGFFQPDVEMGAPDAHLFNTTVHSVSWDAVEVTVKDRETKKPKKIVDHVDGLVEAGEICALMGPSGCGKTTLLNVLAGRPTNASSVGGAVLVNGATPSRSDFRRISCFVEQEDALIGSLTVRETLLFTSRLASSSLPAAERIARVDGLLAAFGLEDQADTIVGTPIRKGISGGQKRRVGVASQLITSPKILFLDEPTSGLDSAASFEVVSYLRKVAKRSNLVVIASIHQPSSSTFSLFDKLLLLSAGRTHYFGPVDGVVPYYESLGMPIPLQVNPAEHVLELVNTDFVRDKREAAARLEAMRAAWDESAPAKDLRVAVADVRRHGDGTSAGAGAAVVGEAETKPNLASLVVTLLHRGFVKSYRDVVAYGIRFAMYTGLALMMGTVWVRLSTDQSSIIPLTNAIFFGGAFMSFMAVAYVPAFLEDRSQYVKEHHNGLYGATALLVSNFLLGLPYLFLIALVFSAISYWLSNFRPAADAFFVWVLWLFLDLLAAESLVVLFTSLFPSFVVSLALVAFANGLWMSVNGFMVSPTILNAFYRYVFHYWDYQKYVFEGMMRNEFAERTYTCGDGCRCMFQTPLAGECKIAGQGVLDTYGYTEDHFARNVGIMLAIIAGYRLAAWAVLKLKKN; encoded by the exons ATGGCGACTCACGGTAGCCacgcctcggcgacgacggcaaagGAGTACGCCGGCCACGGATTCTTCCAgcccgacgtcgagatgGGCGCCCCCGACGCCCACCTGTTCAACACCACGGTGCACAGCGTCTCGtgggacgccgtcgaggtcacCGTCAAGGACAGGGAGACGAAGAAACCAAAGAAGATTGTCGACcacgtcgatggcctcgtcgaagcgG GCGAGATCTGCGCCCTTATGGGCCCCTCGGGCTGCGGCAAGACGACGCTCCTcaacgtcctcgccggccgcccGACCAACGCGTcctccgtcggcggcgccgtcctcgtcaacggcgcgacgccctcgcgcTCCGACTTCCGGCGCATCAGCTGCttcgtcgagcaggaggacgCCCTCATCGGCTCCCTGACCGTCCGCGAGACCCTGCTCTTCACCTCgcgcctcgcctcctcctccctgcccgccgccgagcgcatcgcccgcgtcgacggcctgctggccgccttcggcctcgaggaccaggccgacaccatcgtcggcacGCCCATCCGCAAGGGCATCTCGGGCGGCCAGAAGAGacgcgtcggcgtcgccagcCAGCTCATCACGAGCCCCAAGATCCtgttcctcgacgagcccaCCAGCGGCCTCGACTCGGCCGCCAGCTTCGAGGTCGTTAGCTACCTGAGGAAAGTCGCCAAACGGAGCAAT ctcgtcgtcatcgcgtccatccaccagccgtcgtcgtccacctTCAGCCTCTTCGAtaagctcctcctcctctccgccgGCCGCACCCACTACTtcggccccgtcgacggcgtcgtccccTACTACGAGTCCCTGGGCATGCCCATCCCGCTGCAGGTGAACCCGGCCGAGCACGtgctcgagctcgtcaacaCCGACTTCGTCCGCGACAagcgcgaggccgccgcccgcctcgaggccatgcgCGCTGCCTGGGACGAGTCGGCCCCGGCCAAAGACTTGCGcgtggccgtcgccgacgtccgGCGCCACGGTGACGGCacctccgccggcgccggcgccgccgttgtcggcgaggccgagacgaagccgaaCCTCGCAAGCCTCGTCGTCACGCTCCTGCACCGCGGCTTCGTCAAGAGCTACCGTGACGTCGTCGCCTACGGCATCCGCTTCGCCATGTACACGGGCCTCGCCCTCATGATGGGCACCGTGTGGGTGCGCCTCTCGACGGACCAGTCCTCCATCATCCCGCTGACCaacgccatcttcttcggcggcgccttcATGTCCTTCATGGCCGTCGCCTACGTCCCGGCCTTCCTCGAGGACCGCAGCCAGTACGTCAAGGAGCACCACAACGGCCTGTACGGCGCCACGGCGCTGCTCGTCTCCaacttcctcctcggcctgccgtacctcttcctcatcgccctcgtcttctccgccaTCTCCTACTGGCTGTCCAACTTccgcccggccgccgacgccttcttcgtctggGTCCTGTggctcttcctcgacctgctcgccgccgagagcctcgtcgtcctcttcacCTCGCTGTTCCCGAGCTTCGTCGTgagcctcgccctcgtcgccttcgccaaCGGCCTGTGGATGAGCGTCAACGGATTCATGGTCTCCCCCACCATCCTCAACGCCTTCTACCGCTACGTCTTCCACTACTGGGACTACCAGAAGTACGTCTTCGAGGGCATGATGCGCAACGAGTTCGCCGAGAGGACCTACACCTGCGGCGATGGCTGCCGCTGCATGTTCCAGACGCCGCTGGCCGGCGAGTGCAAGATCGCCGGGCAGGGCGTGTTGGACACCTACGGCTACACCGAGGACCACTTCGCGAGGAACGTCGGCATCAtgctcgccatcatcgccggctACAGGCTCGCGGCGTGGGCCGTCTTGAAGCTGAAGAAGAACTGA